A genome region from Magnolia sinica isolate HGM2019 chromosome 8, MsV1, whole genome shotgun sequence includes the following:
- the LOC131254263 gene encoding uncharacterized mitochondrial protein AtMg00860-like, producing MDLIAMKVFLYDVILGMNWLAEMKAEIDCDTRSVKVHESRGVAFMFPFQSRKCGFWKEEIKFLGHVVSKEDISMDLAKVAAVQDWKQPGLVTEVRSFLDLAGYYRSFIKDFSKIARPLSQLTQKDINFAWNEKAEAAFQESKDKLTTTSVLVLPEQGVKYTVYTDASLVGLGYVLM from the exons ATGGATCTAATTGCGATGAAGGTCTTCCTTTACGACGTTATCCTGGGCATGAATTGGTTGGCTGAAATGAAGGCAGAAATCGACTGTGACACACGTTCGGTAAAGGTACATGAAAGCAGAGGCGTCGCTTTCATGTTCCCATTCCAG TCTCGAAAATGCGGCTTCTGGAAGGAAGAGATCAAATTTCTGGGTcatgtggtgtccaaagaagACATATCCATGGACCTGGCTAAGGTAGCAGCCGTACAAGATTGGAAGCAACCGGGTTTGGTTACAGAAGTAAGGAGTTTTCTCGACCTTGCAGGCTACTATAGGagcttcattaaagacttttcgaAAATAGCTCGGCCGTTATCCCAGCTTACGCAGAAGGACATTAActtcgcctggaatgagaaggcagaggcGGCTTTCCAAGAGTCGAAGGATAAACTGACTACGACGTCGGTACTCGTGTTAcccgagcaaggggtcaagtacaccgttTACACCGATGCCTCTCTAGTGGGCTTGGGTTACGTACTCATGTAG